In Synechococcus sp. RS9909, one genomic interval encodes:
- a CDS encoding class I fructose-bisphosphate aldolase, producing the protein MAIANRSAAEWLGPEAELILQAPARVDQQRLHLPGPDVVDRFALSDRSPQVLRSLQQLYGSGRLANTGYLSILPVDQGIEHSAAHSFAPNPDYFDSEAIVELAVEAGCNSVCSTLGVLGSVARRWAHRIPFMVKLNHNQLLTAPNVHEQILFASVDQAWDMGAVAVGATIYFGSDDCNRELQQIAALFEHAHDRGLATVLWCYLRNPIFKQPEADYHLSADLTGQAVHLGVTIGADIIKQKLPANNGGYPAVAKALGQSFGMTDDRIYSELCSDNPVDLCRYQVLNCYAGRIGLINSGGASGSDDLHEAIRTAVINKRAGGSGLIMGRKAFQKPRAEGVSLIQAVQDVYLSPEVTIA; encoded by the coding sequence ATGGCTATCGCGAACCGTTCCGCTGCGGAGTGGCTCGGCCCCGAGGCCGAGCTGATCCTGCAGGCTCCCGCCAGGGTCGATCAGCAACGCCTCCATCTTCCCGGCCCCGACGTCGTCGATCGCTTCGCCCTCTCCGATCGCAGCCCCCAGGTGCTGCGCAGCCTGCAGCAGCTCTATGGCAGTGGCCGCCTGGCGAACACCGGTTACCTCTCGATCCTGCCGGTGGATCAGGGCATCGAGCATTCCGCCGCCCACTCCTTCGCCCCGAATCCCGACTACTTCGACAGCGAGGCGATTGTGGAGCTGGCCGTGGAGGCAGGCTGCAACTCCGTTTGTTCCACGCTGGGGGTGCTGGGTTCGGTGGCGCGGCGCTGGGCCCATCGCATCCCCTTCATGGTGAAGCTGAACCACAACCAGCTGCTCACGGCTCCGAACGTGCACGAGCAGATTCTGTTCGCCTCCGTCGACCAGGCCTGGGACATGGGCGCCGTGGCCGTGGGTGCCACCATTTATTTCGGCAGCGACGACTGCAACCGGGAGCTGCAGCAGATCGCCGCCCTGTTCGAGCACGCCCACGACAGGGGCCTGGCCACAGTGCTCTGGTGTTACCTGCGCAATCCGATCTTCAAACAGCCTGAGGCGGACTACCACCTTTCCGCTGACCTCACCGGCCAGGCGGTGCATCTGGGCGTCACCATCGGCGCCGACATCATCAAACAGAAATTGCCCGCCAACAACGGCGGCTACCCGGCCGTCGCCAAGGCCCTGGGCCAGTCGTTCGGCATGACCGACGATCGGATCTACAGCGAGCTCTGCAGCGACAACCCGGTGGATCTCTGCCGCTACCAGGTGCTCAATTGCTACGCCGGCCGGATCGGGTTGATCAACAGTGGTGGCGCCTCCGGCAGCGATGACCTGCATGAAGCGATCCGCACCGCCGTGATCAACAAGCGCGCCGGTGGCAGCGGTCTGATCATGGGCCGCAAAGCCTTCCAGAAACCGCGCGCTGAAGGCGTCAGCCTGATCCAGGCGGTTCAGGACGTGTATCTGAGCCCCGAGGTCACCATCGCCTGA
- the sufR gene encoding iron-sulfur cluster biosynthesis transcriptional regulator SufR, which yields MGAHAQVPTRETTLTLLLRQGEMSAADLAEQLGISVQAMRRHLRSLEDDGLVESKPMPVGPGRPSNLWCLTSRGRQHFPDGSEHFALGLLNSMAATLSPEAMASLLSQQTLEKASRYRQRVGSGPLQDRIAALADLRRQEGYVTELSRDPDSQGWLLSEFHCSVQRIAEEYPALCDQELQLIRHTFPDCRVERVHWRLEKGHSCGFRITPHHG from the coding sequence ATGGGCGCACACGCTCAGGTTCCCACCCGTGAAACCACCCTCACCCTGCTGTTGCGGCAGGGTGAGATGAGTGCGGCCGATCTTGCGGAGCAGCTTGGGATTTCGGTGCAGGCGATGCGCCGCCACCTGCGCAGCCTTGAGGACGACGGCCTGGTGGAGTCGAAACCGATGCCGGTGGGTCCTGGTCGCCCCTCCAACCTCTGGTGCCTCACCAGCCGCGGCCGGCAGCATTTCCCCGATGGCAGCGAACACTTCGCCCTCGGTCTGCTCAATTCCATGGCGGCCACCCTTTCGCCAGAAGCGATGGCGTCCCTGCTCAGCCAGCAGACGCTCGAAAAGGCGAGTCGCTACCGGCAGCGGGTCGGTTCCGGTCCGCTGCAGGACCGGATTGCAGCCCTTGCAGACCTGCGGCGCCAGGAGGGCTACGTCACCGAGCTCAGCCGCGATCCCGACAGCCAGGGTTGGTTGCTGAGCGAATTCCACTGCTCCGTGCAACGCATCGCTGAGGAATATCCGGCGCTGTGCGACCAGGAGCTCCAGCTGATCCGCCACACCTTCCCCGACTGCCGGGTGGAACGGGTGCACTGGCGACTGGAAAAGGGCCATTCCTGCGGTTTCCGCATCACTCCGCACCATGGCTGA
- a CDS encoding phycobiliprotein lyase: protein MTLVIPDALSFFQRSSGRWRSQRSVHHLLHRRAEAGGSLIVVDDLSADDPRLRTMAAQQGQDPDRLVGGSRVRWSASMAWDQEGEAHDGESVIGLIPDGADGRSGVLLRDLGYAEKAPATSRFWMDELDGLLLSTDYETMSVWERFSFAGPDVRLRSSTVEGLSNNASFCLELRVSDSDPADTRADEAAGSEATTTTSAALSPLGW, encoded by the coding sequence ATGACCCTCGTCATCCCCGACGCCCTCAGCTTCTTTCAGCGGAGCAGTGGCCGCTGGCGCTCCCAGCGCAGCGTGCATCACCTGCTCCATCGCCGCGCCGAGGCGGGCGGCTCGCTGATCGTGGTGGACGACCTCAGCGCCGATGATCCCCGCCTGCGCACCATGGCGGCACAACAAGGGCAGGATCCCGACCGGCTGGTGGGTGGCAGCCGGGTGCGCTGGAGCGCCTCAATGGCCTGGGATCAGGAGGGTGAGGCCCACGACGGCGAAAGCGTGATCGGCCTGATCCCCGACGGGGCCGATGGACGCTCCGGTGTGTTGCTCAGGGATCTGGGCTACGCGGAGAAAGCCCCGGCCACCTCCCGCTTCTGGATGGACGAGCTGGACGGCCTGCTCTTGAGCACCGACTACGAAACGATGAGCGTGTGGGAGCGCTTCAGCTTTGCCGGCCCGGATGTGCGCCTGCGCTCGAGCACGGTGGAGGGGCTCTCCAACAACGCCTCCTTCTGCCTGGAGCTGCGGGTCAGCGACAGCGATCCGGCCGACACGCGCGCTGATGAAGCTGCAGGGAGTGAAGCGACGACCACGACGTCGGCAGCGCTCTCACCCCTGGGCTGGTGA
- a CDS encoding phycobilisome rod-core linker polypeptide, producing MALPLLKYAPTTQNSRVEAYRVGSDEDPKAVSMDKAMDREDQNFVIEAAYRQIFFHAFKVDRDRTLESQLRTGQITVRDFIRSLCLSDTFNRSFYNLNSNYKVARHLVEKLLGRTTHGQSEEIAWSAVLMTRGVRGMVDDILNSEEYMEAFGYDTVPYHRNRVVGSREVGETPFNITSPRYDAYYRGILGFPQIVYTGSAKSLPARAAQRRGGYPEDYMAWVRSLPAMRTSSSAASSASIDYMAKVPYRSVGR from the coding sequence GTGGCCCTTCCCCTTCTGAAGTACGCGCCCACAACGCAGAACTCCCGCGTGGAGGCCTATCGCGTGGGTTCGGACGAGGATCCCAAGGCCGTGTCCATGGACAAGGCCATGGACCGGGAAGATCAGAATTTCGTGATCGAGGCCGCCTACCGCCAGATCTTCTTCCACGCCTTCAAAGTGGATCGGGATCGGACGCTGGAATCCCAGCTGCGCACAGGGCAGATCACCGTGCGTGACTTCATCCGCTCCCTCTGCCTCTCGGACACCTTCAACCGCAGCTTCTACAACCTCAACAGCAACTACAAGGTGGCACGCCATCTGGTGGAGAAGCTTCTGGGCCGCACCACCCATGGCCAGTCGGAGGAGATCGCCTGGTCAGCCGTGCTGATGACCCGGGGTGTGCGGGGCATGGTCGACGACATCCTCAACAGTGAGGAATACATGGAGGCCTTCGGTTACGACACCGTGCCGTATCACCGCAACCGGGTGGTGGGCTCCCGTGAGGTGGGTGAAACCCCCTTCAACATCACCTCGCCCCGCTACGACGCCTACTACCGCGGCATCCTCGGCTTCCCCCAGATCGTTTACACCGGCTCGGCCAAGTCGCTGCCCGCCCGCGCAGCCCAGCGCCGCGGCGGCTACCCCGAGGACTACATGGCCTGGGTGCGCAGCCTCCCCGCCATGCGCACCAGCTCGTCCGCTGCCTCCTCAGCCAGCATCGACTACATGGCCAAAGTGCCGTACCGCAGCGTCGGCCGCTGA
- a CDS encoding DUF4912 domain-containing protein, translating into MTQALSSLARLTLRQLRQMASDLGVTLYSRKSKEDLVSAIAEKQERRGGDLKAIEAELHAPSKPESNTRVVFLPRDPQWAYVFWEISDSDRRRAQSDGAAHLSLRLADVTGIQDGSAHPHTLQEVPVDSHSTEWYLPVPLCDRDYRVELGYRQGSTWISLAFSSVARVPALHPSDQILDQFVPFSLDATPVAQPTPVAPIEPSDSGLHERLYQSATTHFRSRRVGSEVLHERDRNEADQYGLNASGAGLWASGRNDSGLGGVAPRQRAFWLVADAELIVYGATDPSARLTIGGEDVPLSSDGTFRIQVPFRDGEQVYAIEATAADGEQKRNITLNFERVTPEDNSNPASEAKAEWF; encoded by the coding sequence GTGACGCAAGCCCTCTCCTCCCTGGCCCGCCTGACGCTGCGTCAACTGCGCCAGATGGCCAGCGATCTCGGGGTGACCCTTTACAGCCGCAAGAGCAAGGAAGACCTGGTGTCGGCCATTGCCGAAAAGCAGGAGCGTCGCGGCGGTGACCTCAAGGCGATCGAAGCCGAGCTCCATGCGCCCTCCAAGCCGGAGTCGAACACCCGGGTGGTGTTCCTGCCCCGCGATCCCCAGTGGGCCTATGTGTTCTGGGAGATCTCCGACAGCGACCGCCGCCGCGCCCAGAGCGACGGTGCCGCCCACCTGAGCCTGCGGCTCGCCGATGTGACGGGCATTCAGGACGGCAGCGCCCATCCCCACACCCTGCAGGAAGTGCCGGTCGACAGCCACAGCACCGAGTGGTATTTGCCAGTTCCTCTCTGCGATCGCGACTACCGCGTCGAGCTGGGCTACCGCCAGGGCAGCACCTGGATCTCCCTCGCCTTCTCCTCAGTGGCCCGGGTGCCCGCTCTGCACCCCAGCGATCAGATTCTTGATCAGTTCGTGCCCTTCAGCCTCGATGCCACCCCTGTGGCCCAGCCGACGCCGGTGGCACCAATCGAGCCGAGCGACAGCGGCCTGCATGAACGTCTGTACCAGAGCGCCACAACCCACTTCCGCAGCCGTCGTGTCGGTTCCGAGGTGCTGCACGAGCGCGATCGCAACGAAGCCGATCAGTACGGACTCAACGCATCCGGCGCCGGCCTGTGGGCCAGCGGCCGCAACGACTCCGGTCTGGGCGGCGTCGCCCCGCGTCAGCGTGCCTTCTGGCTCGTGGCCGATGCGGAACTGATTGTGTATGGCGCCACCGATCCCTCAGCCCGCCTGACCATCGGCGGTGAAGACGTGCCCCTGTCCAGCGACGGCACCTTCCGCATCCAGGTGCCCTTCCGTGATGGCGAGCAGGTGTATGCGATCGAAGCCACCGCAGCCGATGGTGAGCAGAAGCGCAACATCACCCTCAACTTTGAGCGCGTCACCCCGGAAGACAACAGCAACCCCGCCAGCGAAGCCAAAGCCGAGTGGTTCTGA
- a CDS encoding phosphatidylserine/phosphatidylglycerophosphate/cardiolipin synthase family protein yields MGGLGAVGLALLTASCSQPGQLLGQTPPEPPLPPGINVAFNHRDGARYRSPLTGQWRNGDNLEQLVIKAVETARSEILVAVQELSLPRIAQALVAAQARGVRVQVVLENTYSTPWSEQHLADLPPHGRHRLEQLEALADRNGDGVLSAEERHNGDAVAILTRAGVPLIDDTEDGSKGSGLMHHKVVVIDRAVVLTGSANFTSSGLHGDAGAASTRGNVNHLLQIESPQLAAVFAAEFARMWGDGPGGGQDSRFGRGKDSGGVETVQVGATRIEVLFAPHAKADPHHGLRLIGAQLAAAQRSIAMALFVFSAQELADVLRERVEQGVEVRLLADPGFASRSFSEVLDLLGVALPDRFCKLEAGNQPFETPLQGVGTPRLARGDKLHHKFAVIDNTTVITGSFNWSPSAAHQNDETLLLIHSPMLAAHFSREIDRMWRGAELGITARMQRKLDRQRARCGSGEQRQ; encoded by the coding sequence ATGGGAGGCCTCGGCGCGGTGGGCTTGGCGCTGCTCACGGCCAGCTGCAGTCAGCCGGGGCAGCTGCTGGGCCAGACACCGCCGGAACCACCGCTGCCGCCGGGCATCAACGTGGCCTTTAACCATCGCGATGGCGCCCGCTACCGCAGCCCGCTCACGGGCCAATGGCGCAACGGCGACAACCTGGAGCAGCTGGTGATCAAGGCGGTGGAGACGGCCCGCTCGGAGATCCTGGTGGCGGTGCAGGAGCTGTCGCTGCCGAGGATCGCCCAGGCCCTGGTGGCGGCCCAGGCGCGGGGCGTGCGGGTGCAGGTGGTGCTGGAAAACACCTACAGCACGCCCTGGAGCGAACAGCACCTGGCCGACCTGCCGCCCCATGGCCGTCACCGGCTGGAACAGCTGGAGGCCCTGGCCGATCGCAACGGTGATGGGGTGCTCAGCGCCGAAGAACGCCACAACGGCGATGCGGTGGCGATCCTGACGCGGGCCGGGGTGCCCCTGATCGATGACACTGAAGACGGCAGCAAGGGCAGCGGCCTGATGCACCACAAAGTTGTGGTGATCGACCGGGCGGTGGTGCTCACCGGCAGCGCCAACTTCACCAGTTCCGGCCTGCATGGCGATGCCGGTGCTGCGAGCACACGCGGCAATGTGAACCACCTGCTGCAAATTGAGAGCCCGCAACTGGCAGCGGTGTTTGCAGCGGAATTCGCGCGGATGTGGGGCGATGGGCCCGGTGGTGGTCAGGACAGCCGCTTCGGGCGCGGCAAAGACAGCGGCGGTGTGGAGACGGTGCAAGTGGGCGCCACCCGGATTGAGGTGCTCTTCGCCCCCCACGCCAAAGCCGATCCCCACCACGGCCTGCGGCTGATCGGGGCGCAACTGGCGGCAGCGCAACGGAGCATCGCCATGGCCCTGTTTGTGTTTTCAGCCCAGGAGTTGGCGGATGTGCTGCGGGAGCGGGTGGAGCAGGGGGTGGAGGTGCGCCTGCTGGCGGATCCGGGCTTCGCCAGCCGCTCCTTTTCGGAAGTGCTCGACCTGCTCGGCGTGGCCCTGCCCGATCGCTTCTGCAAGCTAGAGGCCGGCAACCAACCGTTCGAAACGCCACTGCAGGGAGTCGGCACCCCTCGCCTGGCCCGCGGCGACAAGTTGCACCACAAGTTCGCCGTGATCGACAACACAACCGTGATCACGGGCAGCTTCAACTGGTCACCCTCGGCAGCGCACCAGAACGACGAGACCCTGCTGCTGATCCACTCACCCATGCTGGCCGCGCATTTCAGCCGAGAGATCGATCGCATGTGGCGGGGCGCCGAACTGGGGATCACGGCGCGGATGCAGCGCAAGCTGGACCGCCAGCGAGCCCGTTGCGGCAGCGGCGAACAGCGGCAGTGA
- a CDS encoding type II toxin-antitoxin system VapC family toxin: protein MDTSIWVDHLRSGMPQLMAALQENAVLIHPWVIGELACGNLRDRSRVLTLLQGLPAARVASPAEVLILIEQHELMGRGIGFVDAQLLASAKLSHCTLWTQDRRLADLAHALGISPA, encoded by the coding sequence GTGGACACCTCCATCTGGGTGGATCACCTCCGCTCCGGCATGCCGCAGCTCATGGCAGCCCTCCAGGAGAATGCTGTGTTGATCCATCCCTGGGTGATCGGTGAACTCGCCTGCGGGAACCTTCGCGATCGCAGCCGCGTACTCACACTCCTCCAGGGCCTGCCGGCTGCCCGCGTGGCCAGCCCGGCGGAAGTGCTGATCCTGATCGAGCAACACGAGTTGATGGGACGTGGTATTGGCTTTGTGGATGCCCAGCTCCTCGCCTCAGCAAAACTCTCCCACTGCACCCTCTGGACGCAGGACCGTCGCCTTGCCGACCTGGCGCACGCCCTGGGAATCAGCCCAGCCTGA
- a CDS encoding type II toxin-antitoxin system VapB family antitoxin, translating to MRTTVNLDDQLLAQAQELCGHLERTHLLKEALQALVERESARRLAALAGSQPDLQPVPRRRSAA from the coding sequence GTGCGCACGACCGTCAACCTCGATGATCAGTTGCTCGCGCAGGCCCAGGAGCTCTGTGGTCATCTCGAGCGCACGCATCTGCTCAAGGAAGCCCTGCAGGCCCTGGTGGAGCGCGAGAGCGCCCGCCGCCTGGCGGCACTCGCGGGTAGCCAGCCGGATCTGCAGCCGGTGCCTCGTCGCAGGAGCGCCGCTTGA
- a CDS encoding type II toxin-antitoxin system Phd/YefM family antitoxin, which yields MMQVSVSHLRQNLPAYLKRVQAGEAIQITSRGRVIARLEAEHDPAQAARQWLEELQGRVTLVDVVSPLVPDLADAAWSGDADHL from the coding sequence ATGATGCAAGTTTCCGTCTCTCACCTGCGCCAGAACCTGCCCGCCTACCTGAAGCGGGTGCAGGCAGGAGAGGCCATTCAGATCACCTCCCGCGGCAGGGTCATTGCCCGCTTGGAGGCCGAACACGATCCCGCCCAGGCAGCCCGCCAGTGGCTGGAGGAACTGCAGGGCCGCGTGACGTTGGTGGATGTGGTGTCTCCGCTGGTACCAGACCTGGCTGATGCGGCTTGGAGTGGAGATGCCGACCATCTGTGA
- a CDS encoding type II toxin-antitoxin system VapC family toxin, whose protein sequence is MPTICDTHILLFWAHEPHRLSPPARQALELGRNKKQLAIADISLWELALLHERGRLVLPADVSADFYVRQLLSALRLEVLPITPEIALLSRSDLFQHGDPADRLIGATALQLGSRLITADAKLRELPALDTLW, encoded by the coding sequence ATGCCGACCATCTGTGACACCCACATCCTGTTGTTCTGGGCCCATGAGCCCCATCGGCTCTCGCCCCCAGCCCGGCAGGCTCTTGAACTGGGTCGCAACAAAAAACAGCTGGCGATCGCCGACATTTCGCTCTGGGAGCTGGCCCTACTGCATGAACGTGGGCGTCTGGTGCTGCCGGCGGACGTCTCGGCCGACTTCTACGTGAGGCAACTCCTCTCAGCCCTGCGGCTGGAGGTGCTGCCCATCACTCCTGAGATTGCCCTGCTGTCACGCAGTGACCTGTTTCAGCACGGAGATCCAGCCGATCGCCTGATCGGCGCAACGGCCTTGCAGCTGGGTTCGCGACTGATCACCGCTGACGCCAAGCTGCGCGAACTGCCGGCATTGGACACGCTTTGGTGA
- a CDS encoding type II toxin-antitoxin system Phd/YefM family antitoxin: MDQRCVNVQEAKTQLSALLARVEAGERIVLARHGKPIAQLVPLDPSPRRQLGFLEGHVDDAFFDPLTEDELERWGV, from the coding sequence ATGGATCAACGCTGCGTCAACGTTCAGGAGGCCAAAACCCAGCTCTCGGCGCTGTTGGCCAGGGTCGAGGCCGGCGAGCGCATCGTGCTGGCCCGCCACGGCAAGCCCATCGCCCAGCTGGTGCCCCTTGATCCCAGCCCGCGCCGGCAACTCGGCTTTTTGGAAGGGCACGTGGATGATGCCTTCTTCGACCCCCTGACCGAGGACGAACTGGAGCGCTGGGGCGTATGA
- a CDS encoding type II toxin-antitoxin system VapC family toxin, which yields MKLLLDTHVLLWALLEPQKLSLTLRNALEESDNTLVVSAASAWEIATKWRLGKLHHARSVVENYAMALHRLAAVDLPISTAVARQAGLWDVPHRDPFDRLLAAQAIANELVLASSDQAFALFEGLVTLR from the coding sequence ATGAAGCTGCTCCTCGACACCCATGTGCTGCTGTGGGCCCTGCTGGAACCGCAGAAGCTCTCCTTGACGTTGCGTAACGCTCTGGAAGAGAGCGACAACACCCTCGTTGTGAGCGCAGCATCCGCCTGGGAAATTGCGACCAAATGGAGGCTGGGAAAACTGCATCACGCCCGCTCCGTCGTCGAGAACTACGCTATGGCCCTGCATCGCCTGGCAGCGGTCGATCTGCCGATCAGCACGGCCGTGGCACGGCAAGCCGGCCTTTGGGATGTGCCGCACCGCGATCCCTTCGATCGCCTGCTGGCCGCCCAGGCCATCGCAAACGAACTTGTGCTGGCCAGCTCCGATCAGGCGTTCGCCCTGTTCGAGGGATTGGTGACCCTGCGATGA
- a CDS encoding LytTR family DNA-binding domain-containing protein: MLGASPSVRVQARARSLNQAIQALRAHTPDLVFLDLRLGADHGSALLPLLPASCAVVITTAYSDFAVSAFDAGVRDYLLKPIRPERLARCLERLQKSPALPHNTSSEGGFWLEASLAHGKEFVAFDQVLWVVGMRVQTHLQLQDRDPIVLRRPIREWEALLPADSFQRLDRSTIIQSRRLQSFERVSRSLHLLHFHGFEQPLAIGATAYRRLRELLAE; this comes from the coding sequence ATGCTTGGCGCTTCGCCCTCAGTGCGTGTGCAGGCCAGAGCCCGTTCGCTGAATCAGGCGATTCAGGCCCTTCGCGCTCATACGCCTGATCTGGTGTTTCTCGATCTGCGCCTGGGTGCGGACCATGGCTCCGCGCTGCTTCCTCTGCTGCCGGCCAGTTGCGCGGTGGTGATCACCACCGCTTACAGCGATTTTGCCGTTTCAGCTTTTGATGCCGGCGTGCGTGATTATCTGCTCAAGCCGATCCGCCCAGAGCGGTTGGCGCGTTGCCTGGAGCGTTTGCAGAAGTCGCCAGCGCTGCCGCACAACACCTCTTCAGAAGGTGGATTCTGGCTGGAAGCTTCCCTCGCGCACGGCAAAGAATTTGTGGCGTTCGATCAGGTGCTCTGGGTGGTGGGCATGCGGGTGCAGACCCATCTGCAGCTCCAGGATCGCGATCCGATCGTGTTGCGGCGACCCATCCGCGAATGGGAAGCCCTGCTGCCAGCCGACAGCTTCCAACGCCTGGATCGCTCCACCATCATTCAAAGCCGCCGCTTGCAATCCTTTGAGCGGGTGTCGCGCTCCCTGCATCTGCTCCACTTTCACGGTTTTGAGCAGCCCCTGGCCATCGGTGCTACCGCCTACCGTCGCTTGCGGGAGTTATTGGCGGAGTGA
- a CDS encoding sensor histidine kinase has translation MIRPYCHWPNWVAPSMSDPSATASLGWSHRLRRYWFAGFNLAYWFATLVAFSAFLKTLRPEIVPPDWFVAARLISGFLFCSWLHRLVGLRPGLRGWRRFFVVLGFCAVFAIVFSLALQWVLWGVDSVARPSFWYGFSFYSLSMSMRLLMWASLYAFLMAIRDLRRSELLRYQQERTALQLQFRSLHEAFQPHFLMNGLNAIVACRHDPDRVLDAAAGLADYLRYATEPGDALEPLHRQLHAMESYLAVQDLRFSDGLDYRQEVDAELLPLRLPRNVLQPLVENAFKYGSPADDQALQVSVVCRRQGGQMLLQVKNSGSWQDSDRGGYGLEFIRRQLQLHYGDAAKLTVTNESGSVMVTLSLPIQAGAPPPRTLD, from the coding sequence TTGATCCGGCCGTATTGTCATTGGCCAAACTGGGTTGCTCCTTCCATGTCTGACCCCTCAGCGACTGCTTCGTTGGGCTGGTCTCATCGTTTGCGGCGATACTGGTTCGCTGGGTTCAATCTGGCCTACTGGTTTGCCACCTTGGTGGCATTCTCTGCCTTTTTGAAAACACTCCGCCCTGAGATTGTTCCCCCGGACTGGTTTGTTGCAGCCCGGTTGATCAGTGGTTTTCTGTTCTGTAGTTGGTTGCACCGCTTGGTTGGATTGCGGCCTGGCTTGCGGGGGTGGCGGCGCTTCTTTGTGGTGCTGGGCTTCTGTGCTGTCTTCGCGATCGTCTTTTCTTTGGCTCTTCAGTGGGTTTTGTGGGGTGTTGATTCGGTCGCACGACCATCTTTCTGGTATGGATTTTCGTTCTATTCTTTGTCGATGTCCATGCGTCTGCTGATGTGGGCGAGCCTGTATGCCTTCCTGATGGCGATCCGTGATTTACGGCGCAGTGAGCTCCTTCGGTATCAGCAGGAGCGCACTGCCTTGCAGCTGCAGTTTCGCTCACTCCATGAGGCGTTTCAGCCCCATTTTCTGATGAATGGGCTGAATGCCATCGTTGCCTGCCGGCATGATCCAGATCGGGTGCTCGATGCGGCAGCGGGGCTGGCGGATTACTTGCGTTATGCCACCGAGCCGGGTGATGCGCTGGAGCCCTTGCATCGCCAGTTGCACGCCATGGAAAGTTATCTCGCCGTGCAGGATCTGCGTTTTAGTGATGGTTTGGACTACCGGCAGGAAGTGGATGCTGAGCTGTTACCGCTTCGGCTGCCGCGCAATGTGCTCCAGCCCCTGGTGGAAAATGCCTTCAAATACGGCAGCCCTGCCGATGATCAAGCCTTGCAGGTGTCTGTGGTGTGTCGACGGCAGGGCGGTCAGATGCTGTTGCAGGTGAAGAACAGTGGTTCTTGGCAAGACTCCGACCGCGGTGGCTATGGATTGGAGTTCATCCGCCGGCAGCTGCAACTGCACTACGGCGATGCCGCCAAGCTCACCGTGACCAACGAGAGTGGCTCTGTCATGGTGACCCTTTCCCTTCCCATTCAAGCCGGTGCACCCCCTCCACGCACTCTTGATTGA